A window of Sulfurimonas gotlandica GD1 contains these coding sequences:
- a CDS encoding cation-transporting P-type ATPase yields MQHLIGENWHSLESQKIVELFESDVTDGLGSLSIKHREEFFGKNALKEKKQDSYLKKFFIQFHNALIYILLGASAVTAFLHEWVDSGVIFGVVIINVIIGFMQEVKAQEAIESLKQMMHTEAVVIRDSKKITIDSVDLVPGDIVMLESGSKVPADMRLIEIRDLKVDESMLTGESLAVFKNISTHSENSILGDRKNMTYSGTFVTYGRAKGIVVATSNHTELGKIAHLIENTTAMQTPLTKKIAEFSKILLYVILALAAFTFIVGVLRDKSAVETFMASVALAVGAIPEGLPAAVTITLAIGVSRMASKNAIIRKLAAVETLGSVTTICSDKTGTLTQNKMTVTNIFCGNESYEVTGNGYEPKGHILKNGEQLASCNNNLNEVLKAGYLCNESYLVRKDGHYDISGDPTEGALIVSSIKCGWDEHRLNKSYPRVDILPFESDRQFMATINKYVKNNQNIIYIKGSIEVILEICDFEFLNGESKVIDKKSIMKKVEEYASDGLRVLAIAEKLTDKEKIEESELENEFIFLGLQAMMDPPRPEAIKAVQESKGAGINIIMITGDHALTAFSIAKMMYIVDNDAKFEESVLVGNDLMKISDDELIKKVATVKVFARVEPEQKLRIVDALQARGEIVAMTGDGVNDAPALKQADIGIAMGYGGTEVAKEASDMILSDDNFRSIAHAVKEGRIVFDNLIKFITWTLPTNLGEGLVIMVAIVLGLTLPILPLQILWINMSTAIFLGLMLVFESGEGYIMKRAPRNPNTPILTKEIIHQMLVVGVYMLVASYGMFNYALSNGHSIEYARTIAVNIFVFIELFYLFNCKELQRSVFRTNVFSNKFLLLGVVLMTLSQIAFTHTDFMNDIFKSESLDLSTWIEIIVISFSVMFVVEIKRYIDSVIDKRSSS; encoded by the coding sequence ATGCAGCATCTCATAGGTGAAAATTGGCACAGTTTAGAAAGTCAAAAGATAGTTGAACTCTTTGAAAGTGACGTGACAGATGGGTTAGGATCTCTCAGTATTAAGCACCGTGAAGAGTTTTTTGGTAAAAATGCACTAAAAGAGAAAAAGCAAGACTCCTATCTTAAAAAGTTTTTTATTCAGTTTCATAATGCACTTATCTACATACTTCTTGGTGCATCTGCTGTTACTGCATTTTTACATGAGTGGGTAGATAGCGGAGTAATCTTTGGCGTTGTAATCATAAACGTTATCATAGGCTTTATGCAGGAAGTAAAAGCACAAGAAGCCATAGAATCACTTAAGCAGATGATGCATACTGAAGCAGTAGTCATAAGAGACAGTAAAAAAATAACTATAGATTCTGTAGACTTAGTTCCTGGAGATATAGTTATGCTTGAATCAGGTTCAAAAGTTCCTGCTGATATGAGACTAATCGAAATACGAGACTTAAAGGTTGACGAGTCTATGCTTACTGGTGAATCACTCGCTGTTTTTAAAAACATATCTACACATTCTGAGAACAGCATCTTGGGTGACAGAAAGAACATGACATACTCAGGAACCTTTGTTACGTATGGTCGGGCAAAGGGTATTGTTGTAGCTACATCCAATCATACCGAACTTGGAAAGATCGCACATCTTATAGAAAATACAACAGCGATGCAAACACCTCTTACAAAAAAGATAGCAGAATTTTCAAAAATCCTGCTCTATGTGATACTAGCTCTTGCTGCCTTTACATTTATCGTAGGTGTGTTAAGAGACAAGAGTGCTGTTGAGACATTTATGGCATCTGTGGCTCTTGCAGTTGGCGCTATTCCAGAAGGCTTACCTGCAGCTGTAACAATTACACTTGCTATCGGTGTAAGTCGTATGGCTAGTAAAAACGCCATCATCAGAAAACTAGCGGCTGTTGAGACACTAGGTAGTGTAACAACAATATGTTCAGACAAGACGGGTACACTGACTCAAAACAAGATGACAGTAACAAATATATTTTGTGGTAATGAGTCTTATGAAGTAACTGGGAATGGCTACGAGCCAAAAGGGCATATTCTTAAAAATGGAGAACAGTTAGCATCTTGTAACAATAATTTAAATGAGGTTTTAAAAGCAGGTTATCTCTGTAATGAGTCATATCTGGTAAGAAAAGATGGACACTATGATATAAGCGGTGATCCGACTGAGGGTGCTTTAATAGTCAGTTCAATTAAATGCGGATGGGATGAACATAGATTAAATAAATCATATCCTAGAGTTGATATTCTGCCATTTGAATCTGATAGACAGTTTATGGCGACGATAAATAAATACGTTAAAAATAATCAAAATATTATTTACATAAAAGGCTCTATAGAAGTTATTTTAGAGATTTGTGATTTTGAGTTTTTAAATGGAGAGTCTAAAGTAATAGACAAAAAGTCTATTATGAAAAAGGTAGAAGAGTACGCATCTGATGGATTAAGAGTTCTAGCTATTGCTGAAAAACTAACAGATAAAGAGAAGATAGAAGAGTCAGAGCTAGAGAATGAATTTATATTTTTAGGTCTTCAAGCAATGATGGACCCTCCAAGACCAGAGGCTATAAAAGCTGTACAAGAGTCTAAAGGTGCTGGTATAAATATCATAATGATAACTGGAGACCATGCTCTTACTGCATTTTCTATTGCCAAGATGATGTATATTGTTGATAATGACGCCAAGTTTGAAGAGTCTGTTCTTGTTGGAAATGATTTAATGAAGATTAGCGATGATGAACTTATAAAAAAAGTAGCAACAGTCAAGGTCTTTGCAAGAGTAGAGCCTGAACAAAAACTTCGAATAGTAGATGCTCTTCAAGCCAGAGGTGAAATAGTTGCAATGACTGGAGACGGAGTCAACGATGCACCTGCGCTAAAACAGGCAGACATCGGTATAGCCATGGGTTATGGTGGTACAGAGGTAGCAAAAGAAGCATCTGATATGATACTTAGTGATGATAATTTCCGCTCAATCGCACATGCTGTAAAAGAGGGCAGAATAGTCTTTGATAATCTGATAAAGTTCATTACATGGACTTTGCCGACAAATCTTGGAGAGGGCCTTGTTATCATGGTAGCGATTGTCCTTGGTCTAACTCTTCCGATACTTCCTCTACAAATACTCTGGATAAATATGTCAACTGCTATCTTCTTGGGACTTATGCTAGTCTTTGAATCAGGTGAAGGCTACATTATGAAAAGAGCACCAAGAAACCCTAATACTCCAATCCTGACCAAAGAGATAATTCATCAGATGCTGGTAGTCGGTGTATATATGCTAGTGGCATCTTATGGTATGTTTAATTATGCTCTTTCTAATGGTCACAGCATAGAATATGCGAGAACTATAGCGGTAAATATCTTTGTATTTATTGAGCTTTTTTATCTATTTAACTGTAAAGAATTGCAGCGATCAGTTTTTAGAACTAACGTGTTTAGTAATAAATTCTTACTTTTAGGAGTCGTTCTGATGACTCTCTCTCAGATTGCATTTACTCATACGGATTTTATGAACGACATCTTTAAAAGTGAATCTTTAGATTTATCGACGTGGATAGAGATTATAGTTATCTCATTCTCTGTTATGTTTGTAGTTGAAATAAAAAGATATATAGATAGTGTTATTGATAAAAGGTCGAGCAGTTAA
- a CDS encoding chloride channel protein, translated as MKKHTIEQTTIFISVTKWLLLSSMIGIIIGASVTLFLKILQFSEQNQESLPFPHYYLLPFALVATVWVVNKFAPDAKGHGTEKVIEAVHKKSGKIELSVIPVKLLATVMTIFSGGSVGKEGPGAQIGAGMASFVSELFNFSEEDRKKLVICGIGAGFASVFGTPIAGAIFGVEVLIIGLIRYEVLLPSFIAGFAAFSTAQYLGIEYTYFDINFKHQVEINLPLIFQVVLAGLFFGLISDITITFLKRINSAIKKIPLNVYIKAFLGGLTLVLISLLVGEQYFGLGLATIDNALQPDPNIYQDIPWYAFIVKTIFTSITLAVGGSGGVVTPIFYIGATSGNLFGSVMGDHIAFFAALGFISVLAGTTNAPIAATIMAMELFGIEVAHYAAISVVISFLMTGHRSVFPSQILAMKKSDMLDIKHGETIADTQVKMKTKDIDKLNSIRERLQMKRKKRNEVPNSKKS; from the coding sequence ATGAAAAAACATACTATCGAGCAGACGACTATCTTTATAAGTGTTACAAAGTGGCTATTACTCTCCTCTATGATTGGCATTATTATCGGTGCCAGTGTTACACTATTTTTAAAAATCTTACAATTTTCAGAACAAAATCAAGAATCACTACCATTTCCACACTATTATCTGCTTCCATTTGCGCTTGTTGCAACAGTTTGGGTTGTAAATAAATTTGCTCCGGATGCAAAGGGCCACGGTACAGAAAAAGTTATTGAAGCTGTGCATAAAAAAAGTGGAAAGATAGAACTTTCAGTAATTCCTGTAAAACTACTTGCAACAGTCATGACTATTTTTTCTGGTGGTTCTGTAGGTAAAGAAGGGCCAGGAGCACAGATTGGTGCAGGTATGGCTTCTTTTGTCTCAGAGCTATTTAATTTTAGTGAAGAAGACAGAAAAAAACTTGTCATCTGCGGAATCGGTGCCGGTTTTGCATCTGTTTTTGGCACACCTATAGCAGGTGCTATTTTTGGGGTTGAAGTTCTCATAATTGGACTAATCCGTTACGAAGTTCTTCTTCCATCTTTTATTGCTGGTTTTGCGGCATTTTCAACTGCACAATACCTTGGAATAGAATATACATATTTTGACATAAATTTTAAACATCAAGTTGAGATAAATCTTCCTCTTATTTTTCAAGTTGTCCTGGCAGGATTATTTTTTGGTTTAATCTCTGATATCACTATAACTTTCTTAAAACGAATAAACAGTGCTATTAAAAAAATTCCTTTAAATGTTTATATTAAAGCATTTTTAGGTGGTCTTACTTTAGTTCTTATTTCACTGCTAGTAGGAGAACAATACTTTGGATTGGGGCTTGCAACAATAGACAATGCTCTACAACCTGACCCAAATATTTACCAAGATATTCCTTGGTATGCTTTTATTGTTAAAACAATATTTACATCTATTACTTTAGCTGTAGGAGGAAGTGGTGGAGTTGTCACACCTATCTTTTACATAGGTGCAACTAGCGGTAATCTCTTTGGCTCTGTTATGGGTGATCATATAGCTTTTTTTGCGGCACTAGGGTTTATTAGTGTACTTGCAGGAACAACAAATGCGCCAATTGCAGCAACTATTATGGCAATGGAGTTGTTTGGAATTGAAGTAGCTCATTATGCAGCGATATCCGTAGTTATCAGCTTTTTAATGACTGGTCATCGTAGCGTTTTTCCATCACAGATTCTAGCGATGAAAAAATCAGATATGCTCGATATCAAACATGGTGAAACCATTGCAGATACACAAGTCAAAATGAAAACCAAAGATATAGATAAACTAAACAGTATTCGTGAGCGACTTCAAATGAAGCGTAAAAAGAGAAATGAAGTCCCTAATTCTAAAAAATCTTAA
- a CDS encoding proton-conducting transporter membrane subunit, with protein MQNTMAIVFVSILAIVSLSHLFTTIDVLQASLPHLFHNIFMFIDFILLAYFLWQGIAKKHSLVTMFAVIQMLLYTYVISLSPTLLSSDILVDKVSSIMYLVINIVGGVIIIYALEYIKSEEFSKFKKSGFIAMLFLFLSVMNFIVSTNNIEIFFMLFELTTLFSYLLIAYRSDELSNNNALKALWMNQIGGVAILLALVVSITKYDTLYFDILIKNIDSTYLLPIALLAIAGFVKGASIPFDKWLLGAMVAPTPVSAILHSATMVKIAPYLMLKLSPAIISSGFASITITLIGTFVFFAASMLALSKDYFKEILGLSTIALLGLMMALAAIGSEESITACLVLIVFHAISKALLFFQAGILEKVNHLKYVKEINGLVNHSPILVFFIIIGFASLTLPPFGAFIAKFMAIESIATEITRNPLYVLALIFIALGSVFLTLLYFKVVTKLFAKDVSSKEDNHTPLPKLYMIPSSILVSLLIIGILVSYDMKLLSSTEIIVPSLLIAIVPILFVSVLFKKAHRVKEYHCGEKDELELSMYYFAVSDGYKKIITAVAILLILILVVGAVL; from the coding sequence ATGCAAAACACAATGGCAATTGTTTTTGTTAGCATCTTAGCTATTGTAAGCCTTAGTCATCTGTTCACTACAATTGACGTTTTACAAGCTTCACTGCCGCATCTCTTTCATAATATATTTATGTTTATTGATTTTATTTTACTAGCATACTTTCTCTGGCAGGGTATAGCCAAAAAACACAGCTTAGTTACTATGTTTGCCGTAATCCAGATGCTACTTTACACTTATGTTATATCTCTATCTCCAACTCTGCTCTCTAGTGATATTTTAGTCGATAAAGTATCTTCTATAATGTACTTAGTCATAAATATAGTCGGCGGAGTTATTATTATATACGCTCTTGAATATATTAAAAGTGAAGAGTTTAGTAAGTTTAAAAAGAGTGGATTTATTGCAATGTTATTTCTCTTTTTAAGTGTGATGAACTTTATTGTCTCTACTAACAACATAGAAATATTTTTTATGCTCTTTGAATTGACAACTCTCTTTTCTTATCTTCTAATAGCTTATCGCAGTGATGAACTCTCAAACAACAACGCTTTAAAAGCACTATGGATGAACCAGATAGGCGGAGTGGCAATACTTCTAGCTTTAGTCGTTTCCATAACCAAGTATGACACTCTTTATTTTGACATACTCATAAAAAACATAGATTCTACCTACTTACTCCCCATAGCTCTTTTAGCGATAGCAGGATTTGTTAAGGGGGCTAGCATCCCGTTTGATAAATGGTTACTTGGAGCTATGGTAGCACCGACACCAGTTAGTGCCATACTTCATAGTGCGACGATGGTAAAGATTGCTCCGTATCTAATGCTAAAGCTTTCTCCTGCCATTATAAGTAGCGGATTTGCATCTATAACTATAACTCTCATAGGAACATTTGTTTTCTTCGCAGCATCTATGCTCGCTCTGAGCAAAGACTACTTCAAAGAGATACTTGGTCTCTCTACCATTGCTCTTCTTGGTCTCATGATGGCTCTAGCGGCTATAGGGAGTGAAGAATCCATAACAGCTTGTCTGGTTCTCATAGTCTTTCACGCTATCTCAAAAGCACTTCTTTTTTTTCAAGCCGGAATCTTAGAAAAAGTAAATCATCTGAAATATGTAAAAGAGATAAATGGACTGGTAAATCACTCGCCGATATTAGTCTTTTTTATCATCATAGGTTTTGCATCTCTGACACTTCCTCCATTTGGAGCTTTCATAGCAAAGTTTATGGCCATAGAGTCAATAGCAACAGAGATAACAAGAAACCCTCTATATGTTCTAGCTCTTATATTCATAGCTCTTGGAAGTGTCTTTTTAACACTTCTCTACTTTAAAGTCGTTACAAAACTCTTTGCTAAAGATGTTAGTTCTAAAGAAGACAACCATACTCCTCTGCCAAAACTCTACATGATTCCATCAAGTATATTAGTATCTCTTCTTATCATAGGCATACTTGTAAGTTATGATATGAAACTCTTAAGCTCAACGGAGATAATAGTCCCATCACTACTAATAGCCATAGTCCCCATACTCTTCGTATCTGTGCTGTTTAAAAAAGCCCATAGAGTAAAAGAGTATCACTGTGGGGAAAAGGATGAGTT